From a region of the Zingiber officinale cultivar Zhangliang chromosome 4B, Zo_v1.1, whole genome shotgun sequence genome:
- the LOC121976747 gene encoding GATA transcription factor 8-like, with translation MEDGVGHLFDHIEDLLDFPGDEDGFGMVPEPILLPSLPVRGADEVLGGEGGKKADGEFSVEEGELNPCDELDIEQLEWMSKFLEDSDSFSIGLTAAGGGGGDAAEKSVGERCCFRTSSPVSVLEANTNGGGGVSSDSSITTSSSSSSSTPACYFLGGKKEEKAVPLPRLSPPEPPAVPAVPGRARSKRARPAIFSPQILVVIPSLPPPADAVNAATSDPESFGESSSPAPPPPLKKKSKKKKMNPYADESDSPPPVRKCAHCQIQKTPQWRAGPMGPKTLCNACGVRYKSGRLFPEYRPAASPTFVPSVHSNSHKKVVEMRIKANQNAAEVDGCDLLDYIRRRRD, from the exons ATGGAGGATGGGGTGGGCCACCTGTTCGACCACATCGAGGACTTGCTTGACTTCCCCGGCGACGAGGACGGGTTTGGGATGGTGCCGGAGCCGATTCTTCTACCTTCGCTGCCGGTTCGCGGCGCCGACGAGGTTTTAGGCGGAGAGGGAGGCAAGAAGGCTGACGGCGAGTTCAGCGTGGAGGAGGGCGAGCTCAATCCG TGCGATGAGCTTGACATCGAGCAGCTAGAATGGATGTCCAAATTCCTCGAAGATTCTGATTCGTTCTCGATCGGCCTTACGGCCGCCGGGGGAGGGGGCGGCGACGCCGCCGAGAAAAGTGTCGGTGAGCGTTGTTGCTTTCGTACCTCGAGTCCGGTCTCTGTTCTCGAAGCGAACACAAATGGGGGCGGCGGCGTAAGCAGCGATTCCAGCATCACCACCtcgtcctcttcctcctcctcgacCCCTGCTTGCTACTTCCTCGGcggcaagaaggaggagaaggcggTACCGCTGCCGCGTCTCAGCCCGCCGGAACCTCCGGCGGTCCCGGCCGTCCCCGGCCGCGCACGTAGCAAGCGCGCGCGCCCGGCCATCTTCTCGCCCCAAATCCTCGTCGTCATCCCCAGCCTCCCGCCGCCCGCCGACGCGGTCAACGCCGCCACATCAGACCCGGAGAGCTTCGGCGAATCCTCGTCCCCCGCGCCGCCACCGCCTCTCAAGAaaaagagcaagaagaagaagatgaacccCTACGCCGACGAGTCGGACTCGCCGCCGCCGGTGCGGAAGTGCGCGCACTGCCAAATCCAGAAGACCCCGCAGTGGCGAGCGGGGCCGATGGGGCCCAAAACACTCTGCAACGCCTGCGGCGTCCGTTACAAGTCCGGCCGGCTTTTCCCGGAGTACCGCCCCGCCGCCAGCCCCACCTTCGTCCCCTCCGTCCACTCCAACTCCCACAAGAAGGTCGTAGAGATGCGCATCAAGGCCAACCAGAACGCCGCCGAAGTCGACGGGTGCGACCTCCTCGACTACATCCGGCGCCGGCGCGACTGA